The following proteins are co-located in the Theropithecus gelada isolate Dixy chromosome 19, Tgel_1.0, whole genome shotgun sequence genome:
- the VSIG10L gene encoding V-set and immunoglobulin domain-containing protein 10-like, with protein sequence MDTPQALPLFLLLASLVGVLTLRASSGLQQTNFSSAFSSDSKSSSQGLGAEVPSIKPPSWKFPDQSLDSKGSAGISDSSRFPEALSSNNMSGSFWSNVSAEGQHLSPVSSSETPGSEVFPDISEPQVPAKDPKPSFSVKTPASNISTQVSNTKLSVEAPDSKFSPDDMDLQLSAQSPESEFSAETHSAASFPQQLGGPLAVLVGTTIRLPLVPVPSPGPPTPLVVWRRGSKVLATGGLGPGAPLISLDPAHRDRLRFDQAGGVLELASAQLDDAGVYTAEVIRAGVSRQTREFTVGVYEPLPQLSVQPKAPETEEGAAELRLRCLGWGPGRGELSWSRDGRALETSESEGAKPPRIRSEGNQLLIVRPVRSDHARYTCRVRSPFGRREAAADVTVFYGPDPPIITVSSDRDATPARFVTAGSNVTLRCAAASRPPADIAWSLADPAEAAVPAGPRLLLPAVGPGHAGTYACLAANPRTSRRRRSLLNLTVADLPPGAPQCSVEGGPGDRSLRFHCSWPGGVPAASLQFQGLPEGIRAGPVSSVLLAAVPAHPRLSGVPITCLARHLVATRTCIVTPEAPREVLLHPLVAETRLGEAEVALEASGCPPPSRASWAREGRPLAPGGGSRLRLSQDGRKLHIGNFSLDSDLGNYSVLCSGALGAGGDQITLIGPSISSWRLQRARDAAVLTWDVERGALISSFEIQAWPDGPDLGRTSTYKDWVSLLILGPQERSAVVPLPPRNPGIWTFRILPILGGQPGTPSQSRVYQAGPTLSHGAIAGIVLGSLLGLALLAVLLLLCICCLCRFRGKTPEKKKHPSTLVPVATPSEKKMHSVTPVEISWPLDLKVPLEDHSSTRAYQATDPSPVVSVDESSKTVRTATQV encoded by the exons ATGGACACCCCACAGGCTCTGCCACTCTTCCTACTCCTGG CCTCCTTGGTAGGGGTCCTCACCCTCAGAGCCTCTTCTGGACTTCAGCAAACCAActtctcctctgccttctcttcGGACTCAAAGAGCTCTTCCCAGGGGCTGGGTGCAGAAGTTCCCTCCATCAAACCTCCCAGCTGGAAATTTCCAGATCAGTCCCTGGATTCAAAAGGCTCTGCTGGAATCTCTGATTCCAGCCGGTTTCCTGAGGCCCTGAGTTCCAACAACATGTCTGGGTCCTTCTGGTCAAATGTTTCTGCTGAGGGCCAACATTTGAGCCCGGTTTCCTCCTCTGAAACCCCTGGTTCTGAAGTATTTCCTGATATTTCGGAACCTCAAGTTCCTGCCAAAGACCCCAAGCCTTCCTTCTCTGTTAAGACCCCAGCTTCAAACATTTCTACTCAAGTCTCCAACACCAAACTCTCTGTTGAGGCCCCAGATTCGAAATTCTCCCCTGATGACATGGATCTTCAACTTTCTGCCCAGAGCCCTGAATCCGAATTTTCTGCAGAGACCCACTCAGCTGCAAGCTTCCCCCAGCAGCTGGGGGGCCCACTGGCTGTGCTGGTGGGAACTACCATCCGGCTCCCCCTGGTCCCAGTCCCCAGCCCTGGGCCCCCCACCCCTCTGGTGGTCTGGCGCCGGGGCTCTAAGGTGCTGGCAACTGGAGGCCTGGGGCCAGGGGCACCTCTGATCAGCCTGGACCCTGCTCACCGAGACCGCCTGCGATTTGACCAGGCCGGGGGGGTTCTGGAGCTTGCCTCAGCCCAGCTGGATGATGCAGGGGTCTACACAGCTGAGGTCATCCGGGCAGGGGTCTCCCGGCAGACTCGCGAGTTCACGGTGGGTGTGTATG AGCCCCTACCCCAGCTGTCGGTTCAGCCCAAGGCTCCAGAGACAGAGGAGGGGGCGGCCGAGCTCCGGCTGCGCTGCCTAGGGTGGGGACCCGGTCGCGGGGAGCTGAGCTGGAGCAGGGACGGACGCGCCCTGGAGACGTCGGAATCCGAGGGAGCCAAGCCGCCCCGGATCCGCTCAGAGGGCAACCAGCTGCTCATCGTGCGCCCTGTGCGCAGCGACCACGCCCGGTACACTTGCCGCGTCCGCAGCCCCTTCGGCCGCAGGGAGGCTGCCGCCGACGTCACCGTCTTCT ACGGCCCGGACCCGCCGATCATCACGGTCTCCTCGGACCGCGACGCCACGCCTGCCCGCTTTGTCACCGCGGGCAGCAATGTGACCTTGCGCTGCGCTGCCGCCTCGCGGCCGCCCGCCGACATCGCGTGGAGCCTGGCGGACCCGGCCGAGGCCGCGGTGCCCGCGGGGCCGCGCCTCCTGCTGCCCGCGGTCGGGCCGGGCCACGCAGGCACCTACGCCTGCCTGGCAGCGAACCCGCGCaccagccgccgccgccgctcgcTGCTCAACCTCACTGTGGCGG ACCTGCCCCCCGGGGCCCCACAGTGCTCAGTTGAAGGGGGTCCCGGGGACCGCAGCCTCCGCTTCCACTGCTCGTGGCCCGGCGGGGTCCCTGCCGCCTCCCTGCAGTTCCAGGGTCTCCCCGAAGGCATCCGCGCGGGGCCAGTGTCCTCTGTGCTGCTGGCTGCCGTCCCCGCCCACCCCCGGCTCAGCGGCGTCCCCATCACCTGCCTTGCTCGCCACCTGGTGGCCACGCGTACCTGCATAGTCACGCCGG AGGCCCCCCGAGAGGTGCTGCTGCATCCGCTGGTGGCAGAGACACGGttgggggaggcagaggtggcactGGAGGCCTCTGGTTGTCCCCCACCCTCACGGGCATCCTGGGCCCGGGAAGGGCGGCCCCTGGCTCCAGGAGGCGGGAGTCGCCTGCGGCTCAGTCAAGATGGGCGGAAGCTCCACATCGGCAACTTCAGCCTGGATTCGGACCTGGGAAATTACTCCGTGTTGTGCAGTGGGGCGTTGGGAGCTGGCGGTGACCAGATCACTCTCATTG GACCCTCCATATCCTCGTGGAGGCTTCAGAGAGCCAGAGATGCAGCCGTGCTGACTTGGGATGTGGAGCGCGGGGCCCTAATCAGCAGTTTTGAGATCCAGGCATGGCCAGATGGGCCTGATCTGGGCAGGACTTCCACCTACAAGGACTGGGTCTCCCTGCTCATCCTGGGGCCTCAGGAGCGGTCAGCTGTGGTGCCCCTTCCACCTCGGAACCCAGGGATCTGGACCTTTCGGATCCTGCCCATCCTGGGGGGCCAGCCAGGGACTCCATCACAAAGCCGGGTCTACCAGGCCG GCCCCACGTTGAGCCACGGGGCCATCGCCGGCATCGTCCTGGGCTCCCTACTGGGCCTGGCGCTGCTAGCCGTCCTTCTCCTCCTTTGCATCTGCTGCCTGTGCCGCTTTCGTG GAAAGACTCCTGAGAAAAAGAAGCATCCTTCTACCTTGGTCCCCGTGGCCACCCCCTCAGAAAAGAAGATGCACAGTGTGACCCCAGTGGAGATTTCATGGCCTCTGGACCTCAAAGTCCCGCTGGAGGACCACAGCTCAACTAGGGCCTACCAA GCCACAGACCCCAGTCCAGTCGTCTCTGTAGACGAAAGCTCAAAGACTGTTCGGACAGCCACACAGGTGTGA